The proteins below come from a single Brachyspira hampsonii genomic window:
- a CDS encoding helix-turn-helix domain-containing protein, which translates to MCKEIDIGIKIKDIRTKKGILLKDLAKKCGISSSMLSQIEKGNANPSLNTIKSIAKELGVPIFQFFIEDDEKQSKINILKEKDRKVMATREVTYELLSPEGSSNIEFIRMILNEKGLESSIEPMPHKGEEVAFLLSGKAEITIYDQSAIMYPGDSIYIPALAPHKWKNLYDEESVIIFAVTPPEF; encoded by the coding sequence ATGTGTAAAGAAATAGATATTGGTATAAAAATAAAAGATATAAGAACAAAAAAAGGAATTTTATTAAAAGATTTAGCAAAAAAATGCGGAATATCATCATCTATGTTAAGTCAGATAGAAAAGGGAAATGCAAACCCTTCTTTAAATACTATAAAATCAATAGCTAAAGAGTTAGGAGTGCCTATATTCCAATTTTTTATAGAAGATGATGAAAAGCAAAGCAAGATAAATATTTTAAAAGAAAAAGACAGAAAAGTAATGGCTACTAGAGAAGTTACTTATGAATTACTATCACCTGAAGGCAGCAGCAATATAGAATTCATAAGAATGATATTAAATGAAAAGGGATTAGAATCTTCTATTGAACCTATGCCGCATAAAGGAGAGGAGGTAGCATTTTTATTAAGCGGAAAAGCAGAAATTACAATATATGATCAATCGGCTATTATGTATCCAGGCGATTCTATATATATACCAGCATTAGCACCTCACAAATGGAAAAACTTGTATGATGAAGAGAGTGTTATAATTTTTGCCGTAACACCTCCAGAATTTTAA